A stretch of Patagioenas fasciata isolate bPatFas1 chromosome 4, bPatFas1.hap1, whole genome shotgun sequence DNA encodes these proteins:
- the PLRG1 gene encoding pleiotropic regulator 1 codes for MVEEVQKHSVHTLVFRSLKRTHDMFVADNAKPILLDEESHKVKMAVKLRTEYGSVLHMPTLKENLREKGSPNTGDPYGHKQYPGNQGEELEYMITGTHPYPPGPGVALTADTKVQRMPSESAAQSLAVALPSSQSRLDASRTAAGVGDIYKHAGIPERSQPPGAMVEAGGNKNSALMAKKAPTMPKPQWHPPWKLYRVISGHLGWVRCIAVEPGNQWFVTGSADRTIKIWDLASGKLKLSLTGHISTVRGVIVSARSPYLFSCGEDKQVKCWDLEYNKVIRHYHGHLSAVYGLDLHPTIDVLVTCSRDSTARIWDVRTKASVHTLSGHTNAVATVKCQAAEPQIITGSHDTTIRLWDLVAGKTRVTLTNHKKSVRAVVLHPRHYTFASGSPDNIKQWKFPDGNFIQNLSGHNAIINTLAVNSDGVLVSGADNGTMHLWDWRTGYNFQRVHAAVQPGSLDSESGIFACVFDQSESRLLTAEADKTIKVYKEDDTATEETHPVSWKPEIIKRKRF; via the exons ATGGTGGAG GAAGTCCAAAAGCATTCTGTGCACACGCTTGTGTTCAGATCTTTGAAGAGAACCCATGATATGTTTGTAGCTGATAATGCCAAGCCAATCCTGTTAGATGAAGAAAG TCACAAAGTAAAGATGGCAGTCAAGCTGCGTACAGAGTATGGCTCGGTGTTGCATATGCCTACTCTTAAAGAAAACCTGAGGGAGAAAGGAAGTCCAAACACTGGGGATCCTTATGGACACAAACAGTATCCTGGAAATCAAG GAGAAGAACTTGAGTATATGATAACTGGTACTCATCCATACCCACCTGGTCCTG GTGTGGCTCTAACAGCAGATACTAAGGTCCAGAGGATGCCAAGTGAATCTGCAGCACAATCCTTAGCAGTAGCACTTCCTTCTTCTCAGTCCAG GCTGGATGCAAGTCGGACAGCTGCTGGTGTGGGTGATATTTACAAGCATGCTGGAATACCTGAACGTTCACAGCCTCCTGGG GCTATGGTGGAAGCTGGTGGAAATAAAAATTCTGCACTAATGGCAAAGAAGGCTCCAACCATGCCCAAACCTCAGTGGCATCCACCTTGGAAACTGTACAGA GTTATCAGTGGTCACCTGGGGTGGGTGAGATGTATTGCAGTAGAACCTGGGAATCAGTGGTTTGTCACTGGCTCTGCTGACAGAACTATAAAG ATTTGGGACCTTGCTAGTGGCAAATTGAAGTTGTCTTTGACGGGACACATCAGTACTGTACGAGGGGTGATAGTAAGTGCAAGGAGTCCGTACCTCTTCTCTTGTGGAGAAGACAAACAAGTGAAATGCTGGGATCTTGAATACAATAAG GTTATCAGACATTACCATGGTCATCTAAGTGCTGTCTATGGTTTAGACTTGCATCCAACAATTGATGTACTGGTAACATGTAGCAGAGATTCAACAGCACGA ATCTGGGATGTGAGGACGAAAGCCAGTGTGCACACACTATCAGGACACACAAATGCGGTAGCAACAGTGAAATGCCAAGCTGCAGAACCACAGATTATTACAG GCAGTCATGATACTACCATACGGCTGTGGGATTTAGTGGCAGGAAAAACGCGTGTTACTTTAACAAATCACAAGAAATCTGTAAGAGCAGTAGTGTTACATCCGAGACA ttACACATTTGCATCTGGTTCACCAGATAATATTAAACAGTGGAAATTCCCAGATGGAAACTTCATTCAGAACCTCTCTGGTCACAATGCTATTATCAACACACTGGCTGTAAATTCTGATGGTGTTCTGGTCTCCGGAG ctgaTAATGGTACTATGCATCTTTGGGACTGGAGAACTGGATACAATTTCCAGAGAGTACatgcagctgtgcagccaggctctTTGGACAGTGAATCAGGAATATTTGCTTGTGTTTTTGACCAATCAGAAAGCAGATTGCTAACAGCTGAAGCTGATAAAACCATAAAAGTATACAAAGAAGATGATACTGCG aCTGAAGAAACTCATCCTGTCAGCTGGAAACCAGAAATTATCAAGAGAAAGCGATTCTGA